From Thalassovita sp.:
GAGGCTGCTGTTGGCAACGGTTGTGCTGTCGCTGGTCTGGCTCATGATCTGCATTCCTCTGTCCGGCCCTTGGGCCTGTCTCAATGTGCTGTCGCAGCCACGCCTCTGCACAGCCCGATTCGACGCCTTGTAACTCAGCCCCTGTTGGCTAGAATAGGGGCTGATCAAGAATTTCAGGGCGGCTCGATTCCACGGGCCGCTTTTTACCGAAGGAAACCGGCATGTCCTGGACCGACGAACGCGTCGAACTTCTGAAGAAAATGTGGGGCGAAGGCCAATCGGCAAGCCAGATCGCCAAAGAATTGGGCGGCGTGACCCGAAATGCGGTCATCGGCAAGGTGCATCGTTTGGGTCTGTCCAACCGTTCCAGCGGTGGCGGCTCAACCGATTCGTCGAAGACCGAAGCCAAGGCCAAACCTGCCGCCAAGAAAGAGGCGGCAAAGCCTAAGGTGAAAGAGGCCGCCACCCCCGCGCCAGAGCCTGCTGCCGCCCCGGCGCCGCGCCCGGCGGTCAGCCCGGCGCGCAAGGCGATCATTCCTGCCGGCCAGCCGCTGCCGCCGCAACCCTCCGCCAATGAGATCAGCCCCGAAGCGCTGGCCAAGGTGAATGAGGTCGAAAAGAAATCGAAGAAGCTCAGCCTGCTGGAGCTGACCGAGCGGACCTGCAAATGGCCCGTGGGGGATCCGGCCACCGATGACTTCTGGTTCTGTGGTCTGCCGGTGCAGTCCGGCAAACCCTATTGCGAAGCGCATGTGGGTGTGGCGTTCCAGCCGATGTCATCGCGCCGCGATCGTCGCCGTTAAGCGACAGGACGATATTAGGACAACGCCCTGCACCTCTGGTGTGGGGCGTTTTCTTTTGGCCGATTGTGCCGCCCTGTGATCCAGCCAAAGAAAAGGGCGACCCGCAGGCCGCCCGATCGTCTTGTCGTTTGTCGTGTTGCTGTGGCGACCGTTAGCCGGCCACCGCGTGCAGCAGCGTGAAGATCACTGCCGACATGGCGGCGGCTGCAGGCACGGTGATGACCCATGCCGCAACAATGGTCATGAAGTGCGAGCGGCGCACCAGCTTGCGGCGACGGCGCTCCTCGGCTGTCACCGGTTTGATGGCTTTGGTGGCCAGGTTCTGGCGACGACGGCGCTCGGTGTGCCATTCGCGGTAAAAGCCCACGCCAAAGACACCACCCACTGCAATGTGGGTGGAGCTGACCGGCAGACCCAGCCAGCTGGCCACAATCACCGTGATCGCTGCCGAGAGCGCCACACAGTAGGCGCGCATCGGGTTCAGCTTGGTGATCTGGCTGCCGACCATGCGGATCAGCTTGGGGCCAAACAGGAACAGACCGAAGGAGATCCCGAAGGCCCCGATCACCATGACCCAGCTGGGGATGGCCACCTTGGCGGCGAAATCACCAAACTCGGTCGCGTGGACAATGGCGGCCAGCGGACCAACAGCATTGGCCACATCGTTGGCGCCATGGGCAAATGACAGCATCGCCGCCGAGAAGACCAGAGGCATCGAGAACAGCACTTTCAGCGATTTATTGCGGTTTTCTAGCCCTTCGGACTGTTTGGCGATCAGCGGCTTTGAGATGAAGTAAGAGGCGGCCCCAACCGCGACACCAATCATCAGCGCGGTGGTGATGTCGATCTTGATGATCTTTTTCAGACCCTTCAGCGACAGATAGGCGGCAAAGGCTGCGGCCATGATCGCAATCAGCAGCGGCACCCAGCGGCGCGCGGCGGCGATCTTGTCTTCCTGGTAAACGATCCGGTTTTTGATGAAGGCCAGGAACATCGCTGCAATGACACCGCCCAAGACAGGCGAGATGACCCAGCTGGCGGCGATCTTGCCCATGGTGGGCCAGTTCACAGCCGCCATGCCGGCCGCCGCAATCCCTGCACCCATCACACCCCCAACAACCGAATGGGTGGTCGAAACCGGCGCGCCAACCCAGGTTGCCAGGTTGACCCAAAGCGCAGACGACACCAGCGCCGCCATCATCGCCCAGATAAAGATGCTGCTGTCCGCGATCCCGGCCGGATCGATGATCCCTTTGGAGATGGTGGAAACCACATCGCCACCTGCCAGCAGCGCACCGGCGCTTTCAAAGATGGCCGCGATCAGGATCGCACCGCCCATGGTCAGCGCATTTGCACCCACCGCAGGGCCCATGTTGTTGGCCACATCGTTGGCACCGATGTTGATCGCCATATAGGCGCCAAAGATGGCTGCAACCACCACAATGGCTGAGCCTGAGGCACCACCAAAGAAGATCCCTGCCGCCAGACCGGCAAGCACGATAAAGATCAGCGCGATGCCCGGTGCGACCATCGGGCGCGAGACATAGCTTGCTGCGTTTTCAAATTGGCTGATCCGCCCGAGATCCTTATCGAGCGTCTTCCAGTTCTTACCAGTCGGTTTGTCGGCCATGACATCCACCTTGCAAAATTTGCCTGCGGCCTAGAGCGCACGCGCTCTAAACTCAAGGTTTTTGTCATAAAAACTTTGAAAAACTGTTACAGCTTCAACAGCAGATCTTTCAGCCCCATTTCATCGACCCGCTGCGCCGCCTCCTTGGGGGAGAACCATTTGCGTTTGCGTTCAGAGACTTCGGGGTATTTCTTGGCCAGCGTGTCCACCTTCAAAAGGTAAACCATCGCCTGCATCGGGGTGACGATACCGCCGGCGCCGGATTTGGCATAACGGTAGCTGCCGATCGGCGCGGGGGAGACTTTGCGGGCCTTGATTCCCGCCTCTTCCCAGGCTTCCTGTGCCGCTGCTTCGGCATCGGTCTTGCCGGTCATCGGCCAGCCCTTCGGGATGATCCAGCGCCCGGTCCCGCGGGAGGTGATCAGCAGCACTTCTTTGTCTTTGCCTTTGCCGCGCACCGGCAGCGCCGCCACCTGTACCTGGGGCGGGCGATAAAGAAGCGGTTGGATAAACTCGGTCCAGGCTTTACGCACGGTCTTCTGCATCAATTTGCGGCTGCTCGTTTGTTTTGACAGAGCCTTATATAGGAATTGTGACAAAAGGCAAAAGTGCCTGCAGAATGTATCAATTGGATGTCAGGTGCCGCGCCGTTTCGCCCTGAGGGTCGGATCGGCCTCGGTGGGATCCTCGGGCCAGGGGTGTTTGGGGTAGCGACCGCGCATGTCTTTGCGCACATCCGCATAGGAACTGGCCCAGAACCCGGGGATATCCATGGTGGTCTGAACGGGGCGTTGTGCCGGGGACAGCAGGGTCACCCGCAAGGGGGTGCGGCCGACCATCGGGTGGGTTTTCTGGCCGAACATTTCCTGCAGGCGCAGGCTGATTTCGGGCACCTCGCCGGAATAATCGATCGGGATCTGCCGCCCCAGCGGGGTGATGAAATGCGCCGGCGCCGCCTTGTCCAGCGCCTGCATCTGGTTCCAGTCCAACACGGCGCGCAGCGCATTGAGGATATCAAACTTCTTCCACTGGTCTGCGGTTTTCACCCCGCCGAGATGCGGCAGCAACCAGTCCTCAATACCCGCCATCAGCGCGTCTTCGGACATGTCCGGCAGATCCGGTAAGGTGTCCCGCACCAGCATGACACGGGCAATGAACCGTTTCGCGGCGTCCGATGGGCGTAGCCCCAGATCGCGCACCCCGTCCAACATCGCCTCGGCCACGGCCTCATCGGGGGCGTCTTTCCAGATGCGGTCATCCAGCGCCACAGTACCGAACCGTTCCTGCCGCCGGGCAATCACCCGACGTTCGCGTTTCGACCAGGCGCAGCTGTCGATCCAGTTGATCTGGTCGCCGTAAAGGCTGCGCACCTCAGCCTCTGAAATCTGGATCGCCTGGCGGATTTTGGCCTCCCGCGGGTTGCCGTCCAGATCTGTGGCCACGATCAGGCGGCTGCCGGCCAGCGGGTCGTGATCCTCCATCACCGCGCCTTTGCCCCCCGAGAGCACAAACCGCGCGGCATCCCCTTTGCGGCGTAACCCGATACGGTCGGGGTAGGCCAATGCGGCCAGTTCCGCGTTGGAATAGCCTCCATCGGTTTTGTCAGCCTGACGGGCCAGCCGTTTGGCCTCTTGTTTGATCCGCTCCACCGCGCCGCGATTGGCGGCATGGGGATGGCGATCGCTGTAGCTGCGGAAATCGCGCACCGCCGCAATGCGCAGCGCCAGATCCGCCGGTGCGGACCGCGCCAAGGGATCGCGATCGGCCAGGAGTGCGGCCAGAGGCGCGGCGTCCGGGCCTGCAACGCTCAGCATATGGGCCAAACGCGGATGCAGCGGCAGGGCGGCAATGCGGCGGCCATGTTCGGTGATCCGGCCCGCCTCATCCAGCGCCCCCAGCATCCGCAATAGCGCCTGCGCCTCTGCATAGGTGCCCGCATTGGGCGGCGTCAGGAAGGCTAGATCAGCCGGCGCCGCGCCCCAAAGCGCCAGTTCCAGCGCCAGTCCCGACAGATCCGCGGTGTCAATCTCCGCCGGTGGGAAGGGCTGCAGCCCGCCTTCTTCGCCCTTGGTCCACAGCCGGTAACAGGTGCCCTCAGCCACACGGCCTGCACGTCCGGCGCGCTGGGTGGCCTCGGCCTTCGTTACCTTTTCCGTCACCAGCCGCGACATGCCTGATCCGGGATCAAACCGTGCACGGCGGGCGCGGCCTGCGTCCACTACCACCCGCACATCCTGAATGGTCAGTGAGGTTTCTGCGATTGAGGTTGCCAGCACCACCTTGCGGCCCTGTTTGGCCGGCTCAATCGCGGCGCGTTGCTTGGCAAACTCCATTGCACCAAACAGCATGTGCAATGAACACTCCGGCGGCAGCCGATCCTTCAGCAGCGCCTCGGTGCGGCGGATCTCGCCTTCGCCGGGCAGGAACACCAGCACGCCGCCTTCGGTTTCAGCAACCGCATGGGCGACCAGCTTGGCCACCTCTTCGGGCAGGCGATGTTTCGGCGGCAACGGCCGATCGAGCCATTTCAGATCCACCGGATAGGCCCGCCCTTCGGAGGTCACCACCGGCACGTCGCCCATGATCCCCGCCACCGGTTCTGCGTCCAATGTGGCCGACATGGCCAGCAGGATCAGGTCATCGCGCAGCGCCTCGGCAATCTCCAGGCACAAGGCCAATCCCAGATCCGCGGTGAGGGAGCGTTCGTGAAATTCATCAAAGATCACCGCGCCGATGCCCGTCAGTTCAGGGTCGGACTGGATCATCCGGGTCAGGATGCCCTCGGTCACCACCTCAATCCGGGTTTCGGCTGAGCGTTTGCTTTCGCCGCGAATGCGGTAGCCCACGGTCTGGCCCAACGGTTCGCCCAAGGTTTGCGCCATACGTTCTGCCGCCGCACGTGCCGCCAGGCGGCGCGGTTCCAGCATCAGGATGCGGCCTTCGGTCAGGCCTGCCTCCAGCATGGCCAGCGGCACCACGGTGGTTTTCCCCGCGCCGGGCGGCGCCTGCAACACCGCACGTCCCCGCGTTTTCAGCGCAGAGATCAGATCGGGCAGGGCGTCGTGGATCGGCAATTGGGTCAATTGGGACATGGCACGCTTATCCGCCATGGAGGGCGCGGGGTAAAGCCGCAGGCGGGCACCAGCACTGGACAGCGCCGCGCCACCTTGGCAGAAACGCGACAAGGAAGCGGCGCAGCAGGGGGCGGCATGGATATTCAGGGCTTGAGCGACAAGGTTGTGGCACAGGACCGACGGGCCTTGGCCCGCGCCATCACCCTGGTGGAAAGCAGCCGCGAAGATCATCGCGCCCAGGCCGCTGCGCTGGTGGAGGAGATCCGCCGCAAAGCCCCGCATCAGGCGGTGCGCATCGGCCTGTCGGGCACGCCGGGGGTGGGTAAATCCACCTTTATTGAAAGCTTTGGCACCTTTCTGACCGAACGGGGTCTCAGGGTGGCTGTGCTGGCGGTGGACCCCAGTTCGGCGCGTTCTGGCGGCTCGATCCTGGGTGACAAAACCCGGATGAAGCGGCTCAGCCGCAATCCCAACGCCTTTATCCGCCCTTCGCCCAGCCAGTCGCATCTGGGCGGCGTGGCGCGGCGCACCCGTGAGGCGGTGGCGCTTTGCGAGGGGGCGGGGTTTGACGTCATCCTCATTGAGACCGTGGGCGTGGGCCAGTCCGAAACCGTTGTGGCGGAAATGTCGGACCTGTTCATCCTGCTGCTGGCGCCTGCGGGTGGTGACGAATTGCAGGGGGTGAAGCGTGGCATCATGGAGATGGCCGATATCATCCTAGTGAACAAAGCCGATGGCGATTTGAAAGCCACGGCAACCCGCACCTGCGCCGACTATTCCGGCGCCCTCAGGCTGCTGCGCAAACGGCCCCAGGATCCCCAAGGCTTCCCCAAGGCGATGACGGTTTCGGCGCTGGAGGAGGACGGTCTGACCAAGGCCTGGGAAGAAATGTGCACGTTGACAGACTGGCGGCGTGAGAATGGCCATTTTGAGGGCCGCCGCGCCGCGCAGGCCCGGTTCTGGTTCGAAGAAGAGGTCAAGCAGGCGCTGCTGGCCCAGCTGCAGACCGCGGCGGCAAAAGGCGCGATGGATCAGCTGGGGCTGGATGTGGCCACCGGTGCAGTCAGCCCAACTGTGGCGGCGCAGCGGATGCTGGAGCAGCTGAAGCACAGCTGAAAGGTGTGCAATTGCATACTCAGAAAACCCTAGAAAAGACGTGACAGCGCAAATTGCTTGCGCTAGCACTGTCTCACCTAATGACGGAGGCAATCAGATGTATCAGGGAATTCCACGCACCTTTTCCTAAGGTCGCCGTTCCCTGCGTGACGGTGACCCTAAGCCACCGCCCCGTATCTTCGCATACATCCTTGCCCGTTACTTTCTGACACTCAGACACTGAAACGCTTTGCTGATCTTCAGTTTTGCGGTTTCCATTTAACCCGTAGGTCCCGTCATGTTCCGATTCTTTGAGAACCTTGTTGATCCTTTTGCCTCGTTTGATGAGGCCACACCGCCCAAA
This genomic window contains:
- a CDS encoding GcrA family cell cycle regulator, with the protein product MSWTDERVELLKKMWGEGQSASQIAKELGGVTRNAVIGKVHRLGLSNRSSGGGSTDSSKTEAKAKPAAKKEAAKPKVKEAATPAPEPAAAPAPRPAVSPARKAIIPAGQPLPPQPSANEISPEALAKVNEVEKKSKKLSLLELTERTCKWPVGDPATDDFWFCGLPVQSGKPYCEAHVGVAFQPMSSRRDRRR
- a CDS encoding inorganic phosphate transporter; the encoded protein is MADKPTGKNWKTLDKDLGRISQFENAASYVSRPMVAPGIALIFIVLAGLAAGIFFGGASGSAIVVVAAIFGAYMAINIGANDVANNMGPAVGANALTMGGAILIAAIFESAGALLAGGDVVSTISKGIIDPAGIADSSIFIWAMMAALVSSALWVNLATWVGAPVSTTHSVVGGVMGAGIAAAGMAAVNWPTMGKIAASWVISPVLGGVIAAMFLAFIKNRIVYQEDKIAAARRWVPLLIAIMAAAFAAYLSLKGLKKIIKIDITTALMIGVAVGAASYFISKPLIAKQSEGLENRNKSLKVLFSMPLVFSAAMLSFAHGANDVANAVGPLAAIVHATEFGDFAAKVAIPSWVMVIGAFGISFGLFLFGPKLIRMVGSQITKLNPMRAYCVALSAAITVIVASWLGLPVSSTHIAVGGVFGVGFYREWHTERRRRQNLATKAIKPVTAEERRRRKLVRRSHFMTIVAAWVITVPAAAAMSAVIFTLLHAVAG
- a CDS encoding NUDIX hydrolase; protein product: MQKTVRKAWTEFIQPLLYRPPQVQVAALPVRGKGKDKEVLLITSRGTGRWIIPKGWPMTGKTDAEAAAQEAWEEAGIKARKVSPAPIGSYRYAKSGAGGIVTPMQAMVYLLKVDTLAKKYPEVSERKRKWFSPKEAAQRVDEMGLKDLLLKL
- the hrpB gene encoding ATP-dependent helicase HrpB, with amino-acid sequence MSQLTQLPIHDALPDLISALKTRGRAVLQAPPGAGKTTVVPLAMLEAGLTEGRILMLEPRRLAARAAAERMAQTLGEPLGQTVGYRIRGESKRSAETRIEVVTEGILTRMIQSDPELTGIGAVIFDEFHERSLTADLGLALCLEIAEALRDDLILLAMSATLDAEPVAGIMGDVPVVTSEGRAYPVDLKWLDRPLPPKHRLPEEVAKLVAHAVAETEGGVLVFLPGEGEIRRTEALLKDRLPPECSLHMLFGAMEFAKQRAAIEPAKQGRKVVLATSIAETSLTIQDVRVVVDAGRARRARFDPGSGMSRLVTEKVTKAEATQRAGRAGRVAEGTCYRLWTKGEEGGLQPFPPAEIDTADLSGLALELALWGAAPADLAFLTPPNAGTYAEAQALLRMLGALDEAGRITEHGRRIAALPLHPRLAHMLSVAGPDAAPLAALLADRDPLARSAPADLALRIAAVRDFRSYSDRHPHAANRGAVERIKQEAKRLARQADKTDGGYSNAELAALAYPDRIGLRRKGDAARFVLSGGKGAVMEDHDPLAGSRLIVATDLDGNPREAKIRQAIQISEAEVRSLYGDQINWIDSCAWSKRERRVIARRQERFGTVALDDRIWKDAPDEAVAEAMLDGVRDLGLRPSDAAKRFIARVMLVRDTLPDLPDMSEDALMAGIEDWLLPHLGGVKTADQWKKFDILNALRAVLDWNQMQALDKAAPAHFITPLGRQIPIDYSGEVPEISLRLQEMFGQKTHPMVGRTPLRVTLLSPAQRPVQTTMDIPGFWASSYADVRKDMRGRYPKHPWPEDPTEADPTLRAKRRGT
- the meaB gene encoding methylmalonyl Co-A mutase-associated GTPase MeaB is translated as MDIQGLSDKVVAQDRRALARAITLVESSREDHRAQAAALVEEIRRKAPHQAVRIGLSGTPGVGKSTFIESFGTFLTERGLRVAVLAVDPSSARSGGSILGDKTRMKRLSRNPNAFIRPSPSQSHLGGVARRTREAVALCEGAGFDVILIETVGVGQSETVVAEMSDLFILLLAPAGGDELQGVKRGIMEMADIILVNKADGDLKATATRTCADYSGALRLLRKRPQDPQGFPKAMTVSALEEDGLTKAWEEMCTLTDWRRENGHFEGRRAAQARFWFEEEVKQALLAQLQTAAAKGAMDQLGLDVATGAVSPTVAAQRMLEQLKHS